A genomic stretch from Hydrogenimonas urashimensis includes:
- the pyrF gene encoding orotidine-5'-phosphate decarboxylase translates to MQLCVALDLPSREENVSLAESLKSFDIWLKVGFRTFIRDGRPFLEELKTINPSFRLFLDLKLYDIPNTMADAAEEIAKMEIDMFNIHASAGKKAMQTVMRRLETFKKRPLVLAVTALTSFDYHSFKEIYGSDIEEKVKQFALQSYQAGLDGVVCSVYESRMIKHETDRKFLTLTPGIRPFGEGSDDQKRVADIDKAKEELVDIIVVGRPVYQADNPAETVEKILEKLS, encoded by the coding sequence ATGCAACTCTGTGTGGCGCTTGATCTGCCCTCAAGAGAGGAAAATGTTTCGCTGGCAGAAAGTCTGAAATCTTTCGATATCTGGCTGAAAGTCGGATTCCGTACTTTCATACGCGACGGACGCCCGTTTCTTGAAGAGCTCAAGACAATCAATCCCTCTTTCCGACTCTTTCTCGATCTCAAACTCTACGATATTCCCAACACGATGGCCGATGCTGCCGAAGAGATCGCGAAAATGGAGATTGATATGTTCAACATCCATGCAAGCGCCGGAAAAAAAGCGATGCAGACGGTGATGCGAAGGCTTGAAACATTCAAAAAGAGACCCCTTGTTCTCGCCGTGACGGCACTCACCTCTTTCGACTATCACAGTTTCAAGGAGATCTACGGCTCGGATATCGAGGAAAAAGTGAAACAGTTCGCACTGCAGAGTTACCAGGCCGGACTCGACGGCGTCGTCTGCAGCGTCTATGAAAGCCGGATGATCAAGCACGAAACCGATCGGAAATTCCTAACCCTCACACCCGGCATCCGTCCCTTTGGCGAAGGGAGCGACGACCAGAAACGAGTGGCGGACATCGACAAAGCCAAAGAGGAGTTGGTCGACATCATCGTCGTAGGCCGGCCCGTCTACCAAGCCGACAACCCCGCCGAAACCGTCGAAAAAATCCTCGAAAAATTATCGTAA
- a CDS encoding peptidylprolyl isomerase — translation MFGKKLKTYDYDQETLNRFQYAKIKTNKGDIWLKLYVDEVPNTVANFATLANQGFYDNLKFHRVIKGFMAQGGCPHSGPGGNPARVGTGGPDWAIACETDKNVHRHVKGTLSMAHAGKDTGGSQFFICFAPCPHLDGVHTVFGGIEEDDADSMLVLDSIDQNDTIETIEIHASRQ, via the coding sequence ATGTTCGGAAAAAAACTCAAAACCTACGATTATGACCAGGAGACGCTGAACCGCTTTCAGTACGCGAAGATCAAAACGAACAAAGGCGACATCTGGTTGAAGCTCTATGTCGACGAAGTGCCCAATACGGTGGCCAATTTCGCGACACTGGCGAACCAAGGTTTTTACGACAATCTCAAATTCCACCGTGTCATAAAAGGTTTCATGGCCCAGGGAGGCTGCCCCCACAGCGGTCCCGGCGGCAATCCGGCGCGCGTGGGAACCGGCGGACCGGACTGGGCCATCGCCTGCGAAACCGACAAAAATGTCCACAGGCATGTGAAGGGGACCCTTTCGATGGCCCACGCCGGCAAAGATACGGGCGGCAGCCAGTTTTTCATCTGTTTCGCTCCCTGCCCCCATCTTGATGGCGTCCATACCGTTTTTGGAGGAATTGAAGAGGATGACGCAGACAGCATGCTGGTTCTTGACAGCATCGATCAGAACGATACGATCGAAACGATCGAAATTCACGCTTCGAGGCAATAA
- the acs gene encoding acetate--CoA ligase: MSHTESTIYYPNRVLAKQARIKNMCEYQELMEWAKEDYEGYWDHWAREKIDWFEPYTQVLDESDAPFYKWFVGGKLNVCYQCVDRHIDVRKNKAAIIFEGDRGDRQIITYLELSRNVNRFANLLKNRFGIKKGDRVVLYMPMIPEAAYAMLACARLGAIHSVVFGGFSAEALRDRIIDAKAKVVITADGAFRKDKPYMLKPVVDEALEEGCDCVEKVLVVQRNHEDVVWIEGRDYSYNELIGLESDRCEPEILDSEDPLFLLYTSGSTGKPKGVQHAQAGYILWAQMTMEWVFDVKENDTYWCTADIGWITGHTYIVYGPLAMGATTVMFEGVPTYPDAGRAWKMVEEYRINQFYTAPTAIRVLHKMGEHEPEKYDLSSLKVLGTVGEPIDPPAWKWYYEKIGGGRCAIVDTWWQTETGGHMISPLPGATPIKPGCATFPLPGIMAEVIEPDGTPVEPGEQGLLCITRPWPSMIRTIWGDPERFKKSYFGDAKKDGEPVYFSGDGATVDEKGYITITGRVDDVINVSGHRMGTAEIEAAIKKHPHVAEVAVVGKPDEIKGESIFAYIVLKDVEDTFGEEAELAREINEVIAREIGNIAKADTIKVVPGLPKTRSGKIMRRILRSIAKGEEIKQDISTLEDPGIVAKIQTCVIG, from the coding sequence ATGAGTCATACCGAGAGTACAATCTATTACCCCAACCGAGTGTTAGCGAAACAGGCACGCATCAAAAACATGTGCGAATACCAAGAGCTGATGGAGTGGGCGAAAGAGGATTACGAAGGATACTGGGACCACTGGGCAAGAGAAAAGATCGACTGGTTCGAACCTTACACGCAGGTACTCGACGAGAGCGACGCCCCGTTTTATAAATGGTTCGTCGGCGGCAAGCTGAATGTCTGTTACCAGTGTGTCGACCGACATATCGACGTGCGTAAAAACAAAGCGGCCATCATCTTCGAGGGAGACAGGGGCGACAGGCAGATTATCACCTATCTCGAACTTTCCCGCAACGTCAACAGATTCGCCAACCTGCTCAAAAACCGGTTTGGCATCAAAAAAGGGGACCGTGTCGTACTTTACATGCCGATGATTCCCGAAGCGGCCTATGCGATGCTCGCCTGCGCGCGCCTCGGTGCGATCCACTCCGTCGTTTTCGGCGGCTTCAGCGCCGAAGCGCTCCGCGACCGCATCATCGACGCCAAGGCCAAAGTGGTCATCACTGCCGACGGCGCTTTCAGAAAAGACAAACCCTATATGCTCAAACCCGTGGTCGACGAAGCCCTGGAAGAGGGATGCGATTGCGTCGAAAAGGTCCTCGTCGTTCAGCGCAACCACGAAGACGTCGTCTGGATCGAAGGGCGGGATTACAGCTACAACGAACTGATCGGCCTTGAGAGCGACCGCTGCGAACCCGAAATTCTCGACAGCGAAGATCCCCTCTTCCTTCTCTATACATCCGGTTCCACCGGCAAACCCAAAGGAGTCCAGCATGCCCAGGCGGGCTATATTCTCTGGGCACAGATGACGATGGAGTGGGTTTTCGACGTCAAGGAGAACGATACCTACTGGTGTACCGCCGACATCGGCTGGATCACCGGCCACACCTACATCGTCTACGGACCGCTCGCCATGGGTGCGACGACGGTGATGTTCGAAGGAGTGCCTACCTATCCCGACGCAGGCCGCGCCTGGAAGATGGTGGAAGAGTACAGGATCAACCAGTTTTACACTGCGCCCACGGCTATCCGCGTTCTGCACAAGATGGGCGAACACGAACCCGAAAAATACGACCTCAGCTCCCTCAAGGTTCTTGGAACGGTGGGCGAACCCATCGACCCGCCGGCATGGAAGTGGTACTACGAAAAGATCGGTGGCGGACGCTGTGCCATCGTCGACACCTGGTGGCAGACCGAAACCGGCGGCCACATGATCAGCCCGCTGCCCGGCGCCACCCCCATCAAACCGGGATGCGCCACTTTCCCGCTGCCCGGGATCATGGCCGAAGTGATCGAACCCGACGGCACACCGGTCGAACCGGGGGAACAGGGATTGTTGTGCATCACCAGACCCTGGCCGAGCATGATTCGGACGATCTGGGGCGATCCGGAACGCTTTAAAAAGAGCTACTTTGGCGACGCGAAAAAAGACGGCGAACCGGTCTACTTCTCCGGAGACGGGGCGACGGTGGACGAAAAAGGATACATCACGATCACCGGCCGCGTCGACGATGTCATCAATGTCTCGGGACACCGCATGGGTACGGCCGAAATCGAAGCGGCGATCAAGAAACATCCCCACGTCGCCGAAGTCGCGGTCGTCGGCAAACCCGACGAGATCAAGGGAGAAAGCATTTTCGCCTATATTGTCCTCAAGGATGTCGAAGACACCTTCGGGGAAGAGGCGGAACTGGCCAGGGAGATCAACGAAGTGATCGCCAGGGAGATCGGCAATATCGCCAAGGCCGATACGATCAAAGTGGTTCCCGGTCTGCCCAAAACCCGCTCCGGCAAGATCATGCGCCGCATCCTCCGTTCCATCGCCAAAGGCGAGGAGATCAAACAGGACATCTCAACCCTGGAAGACCCAGGCATCGTGGCGAAGATCCAGACCTGCGTGATAGGATAA
- a CDS encoding NAD(P)/FAD-dependent oxidoreductase: protein MHRIVVLGGGYGGLRAIEKLVHTPHTEITLIDRNGYHYMQTEVYGYIAGTKDIDELAIDLEAWCEGFDKPVRFVRAEVKGIDTENCTVRLDGKSIPYDSLIIATGAKTNFPPFIEGLRAHSYGVKRLDRAFGFHHRFQHMVERKLEGDDEIINIVVAGAGLSGVEVAAEMAYMLRRYRKMIGKREREIRITLVDACDTILPGMHPRLIQSALKRLENLGVIVRTSAFIASVDDRRLHFKDGDRIPYTFIIFTGGIQGVSDFVPETFEKNRLEQLKVTPHLRVKGHTDIYAIGDVAEITDSEGNPLPPTAQIAEKSAEYVAKSISNRLRNVETAPFAAKMDGLFIALGGRYGAAELFGVRFSGIGVYYLKRIVTLIYYLGISLRVNAGYKVRK, encoded by the coding sequence ATGCATCGAATCGTCGTGCTGGGCGGAGGGTATGGCGGATTGCGCGCCATCGAAAAGCTGGTGCATACTCCCCATACGGAGATCACGCTGATCGACCGTAACGGCTATCACTATATGCAGACCGAAGTTTACGGCTATATCGCCGGCACCAAAGATATCGACGAACTCGCGATCGATCTGGAAGCGTGGTGCGAGGGATTCGATAAGCCGGTACGCTTTGTCCGAGCTGAGGTAAAGGGAATCGACACCGAAAACTGCACCGTTCGCCTCGACGGCAAGTCGATCCCCTACGACTCCCTGATCATCGCCACAGGCGCAAAAACCAATTTCCCGCCTTTCATCGAAGGGCTCAGAGCCCACAGTTACGGTGTCAAACGCCTCGATCGTGCCTTCGGCTTCCACCACAGGTTTCAGCATATGGTGGAGCGAAAGCTCGAGGGAGACGACGAAATCATCAACATCGTCGTCGCTGGCGCCGGACTCTCCGGTGTCGAAGTGGCCGCCGAAATGGCCTATATGCTCCGACGCTACAGAAAGATGATCGGAAAGAGAGAGCGTGAGATTCGCATTACCCTCGTGGATGCCTGCGACACGATCCTTCCGGGCATGCATCCCCGTCTGATTCAAAGCGCACTGAAGCGGTTGGAGAACCTGGGTGTCATAGTCAGAACCTCGGCCTTCATCGCCTCGGTCGACGACCGGCGGCTTCACTTCAAAGACGGCGATCGAATTCCTTATACCTTCATCATCTTCACCGGCGGCATCCAAGGAGTCAGCGATTTCGTTCCCGAAACGTTCGAAAAAAACCGGCTGGAACAGTTGAAAGTGACACCCCATCTGAGAGTGAAAGGGCATACCGACATCTACGCCATCGGAGATGTGGCCGAAATCACCGATTCAGAGGGCAACCCGCTCCCGCCCACCGCACAGATTGCGGAAAAAAGTGCCGAATATGTGGCGAAATCGATCTCGAACCGATTGAGAAACGTTGAAACCGCCCCGTTTGCCGCCAAAATGGACGGCCTTTTCATCGCACTCGGCGGCCGTTACGGCGCAGCGGAACTCTTCGGCGTGCGATTCAGCGGCATCGGCGTTTACTACCTCAAACGCATCGTCACGCTCATCTACTATCTTGGCATAAGCCTACGGGTCAATGCCGGCTATAAAGTCCGGAAATGA
- the lpxA gene encoding acyl-ACP--UDP-N-acetylglucosamine O-acyltransferase: MTKISPLAVVEEGAKIGENVIVEPFAYISSKAKIGDGTTIGQCARIDGDTTIGRECRIFSHAVVGSIPQDLKYHGEDVQLVIGDRNTIREFTLINPGTESGGGITKIGSDNLFMGYVHVAHDCIIGNRCIFANAATLAGHVEIGDGVVVGGLTPIHQFVKIGDLAMIAGASALSQDVPPYCLAEGNRAVLRGLNLTGLRRNLSRDAIDPIRVAYKELFERGKPLKETAQKLLETTESEEVKKMCRFVLETRRGIPFERKINDK; encoded by the coding sequence ATGACGAAAATATCTCCTCTGGCAGTTGTCGAAGAGGGTGCCAAGATCGGTGAAAACGTTATCGTGGAGCCTTTCGCCTATATCTCTTCAAAGGCCAAAATCGGCGACGGGACGACGATCGGCCAGTGCGCCCGTATCGATGGTGACACGACGATCGGCAGGGAGTGCCGTATCTTTTCCCACGCCGTCGTGGGCTCCATTCCACAGGATCTCAAGTATCACGGCGAGGATGTACAGCTTGTCATCGGGGACCGCAATACGATTCGCGAGTTTACGCTGATCAATCCCGGTACCGAAAGTGGCGGCGGCATCACGAAGATCGGCAGCGACAACCTTTTCATGGGATATGTCCACGTGGCGCACGACTGTATCATCGGCAACCGCTGCATCTTCGCCAACGCCGCGACACTGGCGGGCCATGTGGAGATCGGCGACGGGGTGGTGGTCGGAGGATTGACACCGATCCACCAATTCGTCAAGATCGGAGACCTGGCGATGATCGCGGGGGCGTCAGCTCTGAGCCAGGATGTCCCGCCCTACTGCCTGGCCGAGGGGAACCGTGCCGTTCTCAGGGGGCTCAATCTCACGGGGCTGCGCCGGAATCTCTCCAGGGATGCCATCGATCCCATCCGGGTCGCCTACAAAGAGCTTTTCGAGCGCGGCAAACCGCTGAAAGAGACGGCCCAAAAGCTGCTTGAAACAACCGAAAGCGAAGAAGTGAAAAAAATGTGCCGTTTCGTTCTGGAGACCAGACGCGGCATTCCATTCGAGAGGAAAATCAATGACAAATAG
- a CDS encoding paraquat-inducible protein A → MVALPLHPTSSQYRCPRCHALLYRRGQPFRYIIVMAVTTLALFVPLTFLPILDLDIMGLKAQSTLFEALWMVYKDGYYLIAFVSMMTGLLIPVIMMVLLLLMLVPLHFGYRPRGVALWFRLYEKMREWGMAEVYLIAVIVAIIKLLGMGTLHIGPGFVLFIFFFLTFYITTVWFNPEDIWYEDAMDY, encoded by the coding sequence GTGGTTGCCCTGCCCCTGCACCCCACCTCTTCGCAGTACCGGTGTCCAAGATGCCATGCCCTGCTCTATCGCCGGGGGCAGCCTTTTAGGTACATCATCGTCATGGCCGTTACGACACTGGCTCTTTTTGTTCCTCTGACATTCCTGCCTATTCTTGACCTCGACATTATGGGTCTCAAAGCCCAATCCACACTTTTTGAAGCACTGTGGATGGTTTACAAAGACGGCTACTATCTGATCGCCTTTGTCTCCATGATGACCGGCCTGCTGATACCGGTCATTATGATGGTGCTGCTTCTGCTGATGCTCGTACCTCTTCATTTCGGGTACAGACCCCGGGGGGTCGCCCTGTGGTTCCGCCTCTACGAAAAGATGCGCGAATGGGGCATGGCGGAAGTCTACCTCATCGCCGTCATTGTCGCCATCATCAAACTGCTGGGAATGGGTACGCTGCATATCGGCCCGGGTTTTGTACTCTTCATCTTCTTTTTTCTGACATTCTACATTACCACCGTCTGGTTCAATCCCGAAGATATCTGGTATGAAGATGCGATGGATTACTGA
- the fabZ gene encoding 3-hydroxyacyl-ACP dehydratase FabZ translates to MMDVVAIQKILPHRYPFLLVDRVVSCEIGEAIEAYKNVSISEPVFEGHFPGHPIYPGVMIIEGMAQAGGILAFESMSGDEQENTQNKVVYFMSIDKCKFRHPVRPGDRLIYRLSVLKHKGAIWVLDGKAYVDDKLVAEAELKAMIVDK, encoded by the coding sequence ATGATGGACGTTGTAGCGATTCAGAAAATCCTGCCCCACAGGTACCCTTTTTTGCTGGTGGACCGTGTCGTTTCGTGTGAGATAGGCGAAGCGATCGAAGCCTACAAGAACGTGTCGATCAGCGAACCGGTCTTCGAAGGACACTTTCCCGGCCACCCGATCTATCCCGGTGTCATGATCATCGAGGGGATGGCGCAGGCGGGCGGCATTCTTGCCTTCGAGAGCATGAGCGGCGACGAACAGGAGAACACGCAAAACAAGGTGGTCTATTTCATGAGCATCGACAAGTGCAAATTCAGACACCCCGTCCGACCGGGCGACAGGCTGATTTACAGACTCAGCGTCCTCAAACACAAAGGAGCGATCTGGGTACTGGACGGCAAAGCCTACGTCGATGACAAACTGGTGGCGGAGGCCGAGCTCAAAGCCATGATCGTGGACAAGTGA
- a CDS encoding helix-turn-helix domain-containing protein gives MKVSDIFNIVHNALEAKNNGKKISQRAMAEELGVSMRTYQDWRTGKAQPIAARALMQMLGELDDDEIVRVVKKIRSLNEQSDAK, from the coding sequence ATGAAAGTCAGCGACATTTTCAATATTGTCCACAACGCCCTGGAAGCCAAGAACAACGGGAAAAAAATTTCGCAGAGAGCGATGGCGGAAGAGTTGGGTGTTTCGATGCGGACATACCAGGATTGGCGTACGGGCAAGGCACAGCCGATCGCTGCGCGGGCGCTCATGCAGATGCTCGGTGAACTGGACGATGATGAAATTGTACGCGTAGTAAAAAAGATAAGGTCGTTAAATGAGCAATCTGACGCAAAGTGA
- a CDS encoding epoxyqueuosine reductase QueH, with protein sequence MLVHICCSVDSHFFLQKLREDFPEERLVGFFYDPNIHPYSEYRLRLLDVQRSCARLGIELIEGPYDYEAWLNAVRGHENDPEKGARCEICFDRRFEMSARKAREIGEKRMTTTLLVSPKKSQEQLVRTGERFARSHGVEFVYVDYRSGGGTQLQQQVSKKERLYRQDYCGCMFGLTIQRNQQHKLADELFSPVDGSVLPGSIEERLAMYEERLKIEEEGKEYRIVRQKFLNYRLKYGWVKRKKETIPSYILPYSVMKRRYTSGKIETKLDSLYCFNREEIRFVRLQDFNRLAERFWHSVAELVYDPPSFTEALHIREKLGLGLWDLSPMIVLEEIPAGKLEILIESEQYQDVREILVTI encoded by the coding sequence ATGCTGGTGCATATCTGCTGCAGTGTCGACAGCCACTTTTTTCTCCAGAAGCTGAGGGAGGATTTTCCCGAAGAGAGGCTGGTCGGCTTTTTCTACGATCCCAACATCCACCCCTACAGCGAATACAGACTCCGGCTTCTGGATGTGCAGCGAAGCTGCGCGAGGCTCGGCATCGAGCTGATCGAAGGCCCCTACGACTACGAAGCGTGGCTCAATGCGGTCAGGGGACATGAGAACGATCCGGAAAAGGGTGCCCGATGTGAAATCTGTTTCGACCGCCGTTTCGAGATGAGCGCCCGAAAGGCCCGCGAGATCGGCGAAAAAAGGATGACGACGACCCTGCTTGTCAGCCCGAAGAAATCCCAGGAGCAGCTCGTACGCACCGGTGAGCGGTTCGCCCGAAGCCACGGCGTGGAGTTCGTCTATGTCGATTACCGCAGCGGCGGGGGCACGCAGCTTCAGCAGCAGGTGAGCAAAAAGGAGAGGCTCTACCGGCAGGATTACTGCGGCTGCATGTTCGGACTGACGATCCAGCGAAATCAGCAGCATAAGCTTGCCGACGAACTCTTTTCGCCTGTCGACGGCAGTGTGCTGCCCGGTTCGATCGAAGAGCGCCTCGCCATGTATGAGGAACGGCTGAAGATCGAAGAGGAGGGAAAAGAGTACCGTATCGTCCGGCAGAAGTTTCTCAACTACCGTCTCAAATACGGTTGGGTCAAACGGAAAAAAGAGACGATTCCCTCCTATATTCTTCCCTATTCGGTCATGAAGCGGCGCTATACCAGCGGAAAGATCGAAACAAAACTCGACAGCCTCTACTGCTTCAACCGGGAAGAGATCCGTTTTGTCCGGCTTCAGGATTTCAACCGTCTGGCGGAGAGATTTTGGCACTCCGTTGCCGAGCTGGTGTACGATCCTCCCTCTTTCACGGAGGCGCTTCATATCCGGGAAAAGCTCGGGCTGGGGCTTTGGGATCTGTCGCCGATGATCGTCCTGGAGGAGATTCCCGCGGGAAAACTCGAAATTCTGATCGAGAGTGAGCAGTATCAGGATGTCAGAGAAATATTAGTCACAATATGA
- a CDS encoding NAD(+) synthase translates to MYGFCRVAAAVPKVRVAKVGFNVDHMIDLWKIAAEQNAAIILFPELSVSGYSCGDLFYQQALHIAVGRGLEKLLKASQSCATAAVVGAPVWHLGRLYNCALLLQEGKILGVVPKTYVPEHKEYYEKRWFVSGGSVTNETVTLMGEEVPFGTDLLFCGKEGVKFGIEICEDLWTVVPPSSYQALAGATILLNLSASDEIVGKSEYRASLVGTQSARCMAGYAYASCGMGESSTDVVFGGDVMIAENGAMLERGERFLDESQVIFADIDVQRLETMRLSEGSFADGEIRPYRHVRLFDLPEIKQLNRFVDPHPFVPSKKSERTKRCREIFAIQAAALQKRLEHIGSKVCVLGISGGLDSTLALLATYRTFEIMRRDPKDIVCVTMPGFGTTERTLENAVKLCEGLGVTLRRIDITEACMEHFRQIGHDPKEHTIVYENVQARERTQILMDLANKLGGIVVGTGDLSESALGWSTYNGDHMSMYAINVGIPKTLIRYLVAWTAEVYPEISDVLHDILATPVSPELLPPKEDKIVQKTEEEVGPYELHDFFLYHMIKSGARPGKILFLAQSAFGGKYDRETIKGWLKVFLRRFFSQQFKRSCMPDGPKVGTIALSPRGDWRMPSDAEVEEWIKELEESE, encoded by the coding sequence ATGTACGGATTTTGCAGAGTGGCCGCGGCTGTTCCGAAAGTAAGGGTCGCGAAAGTCGGATTCAATGTCGATCACATGATCGATCTGTGGAAAATAGCGGCGGAACAGAATGCCGCCATCATTCTTTTTCCCGAACTTTCGGTGTCGGGCTACAGCTGCGGCGATCTTTTTTACCAGCAGGCGCTGCACATAGCGGTGGGCAGAGGGCTCGAAAAACTGCTGAAAGCGTCGCAGTCGTGTGCCACGGCGGCGGTCGTCGGGGCGCCTGTGTGGCACTTGGGACGCCTCTACAACTGCGCGCTTCTCCTGCAGGAGGGGAAGATACTGGGTGTTGTGCCCAAAACCTACGTTCCGGAACATAAAGAGTATTACGAAAAGCGCTGGTTTGTCAGCGGCGGCTCTGTTACGAACGAAACCGTGACACTCATGGGAGAGGAGGTTCCCTTCGGCACCGATCTTCTCTTCTGTGGCAAAGAGGGTGTCAAATTCGGAATCGAAATCTGCGAAGACCTCTGGACCGTGGTGCCGCCCAGTTCCTACCAGGCCCTTGCCGGCGCGACAATCCTTCTGAACCTCTCAGCCAGCGACGAGATCGTCGGAAAGAGCGAATATCGGGCCTCGCTGGTGGGTACGCAGAGCGCCCGGTGCATGGCGGGCTATGCCTATGCCTCCTGCGGCATGGGGGAGTCCAGTACCGACGTGGTTTTCGGCGGAGATGTGATGATCGCAGAGAATGGTGCGATGTTGGAGCGGGGCGAGCGTTTTCTGGACGAATCGCAGGTGATTTTCGCCGATATCGACGTTCAAAGGCTGGAGACGATGCGACTGAGCGAGGGAAGTTTCGCGGATGGCGAGATCCGTCCATACCGTCATGTTCGGCTTTTCGATCTTCCCGAAATAAAACAGCTCAACCGATTCGTCGATCCCCACCCCTTCGTACCGTCGAAAAAGAGCGAACGGACGAAACGGTGTCGGGAGATTTTCGCCATACAGGCGGCGGCGCTTCAGAAGCGGCTTGAGCATATCGGGTCGAAAGTATGCGTGCTCGGCATATCGGGTGGACTCGACTCGACGCTGGCGCTGTTGGCGACCTACCGGACCTTCGAAATCATGCGGAGGGACCCGAAGGATATCGTCTGCGTCACGATGCCCGGCTTCGGAACGACGGAACGGACACTTGAGAATGCCGTGAAACTGTGCGAAGGGCTGGGTGTTACCCTGCGGCGCATCGACATTACCGAGGCGTGCATGGAACATTTCAGGCAAATCGGACACGATCCGAAGGAGCACACGATCGTCTACGAAAACGTCCAGGCCCGGGAGAGGACGCAGATTCTGATGGATTTGGCCAACAAGCTCGGCGGTATCGTCGTCGGAACCGGCGATTTGAGCGAATCGGCCCTGGGATGGAGCACCTACAACGGCGATCACATGTCGATGTACGCGATCAACGTCGGCATTCCCAAAACGCTGATACGCTATCTTGTGGCCTGGACGGCGGAAGTCTATCCCGAAATTTCCGATGTCCTTCACGATATACTCGCCACGCCCGTCAGTCCGGAACTGCTGCCTCCGAAAGAAGACAAGATCGTCCAGAAGACGGAGGAGGAGGTGGGACCCTACGAACTGCACGATTTTTTTCTCTACCATATGATCAAAAGCGGTGCCCGTCCGGGCAAGATTCTCTTTCTCGCCCAGAGTGCCTTCGGTGGGAAATACGACCGCGAAACGATAAAAGGGTGGCTGAAGGTCTTTCTGCGCCGCTTTTTCTCCCAGCAGTTCAAGCGCAGCTGCATGCCGGACGGGCCGAAGGTGGGCACCATCGCCCTCTCGCCCCGGGGAGACTGGCGAATGCCCAGCGACGCGGAGGTCGAGGAGTGGATCAAAGAATTGGAGGAGAGTGAATGA
- a CDS encoding paraquat-inducible protein A, translated as MKMRWITDIEADRQLCLHCRKLHPLTVRVCDRCGEPVHQRIPHSIPVTWSLTVAAIIFLVPANLLPMMIVKSIAGEDAGTIMDGVIYFLEHGEAGIGIVIFTASIFVPFFKLTVLFYLLLIVHFGWRRRALFGLKLYRIIHFIGKWSMLDIFVVALMVGIVQFKNLATIVTGPAAIAFMLAVLMTMFATEHFDPRLMFDKEISKKPETKQHEGIDHG; from the coding sequence ATGAAGATGCGATGGATTACTGACATCGAAGCAGACAGACAACTCTGCCTGCACTGCAGAAAACTCCACCCTCTTACAGTCCGAGTCTGCGATAGATGCGGTGAGCCTGTCCATCAGAGAATTCCCCATTCCATTCCCGTCACATGGAGCCTCACGGTCGCCGCCATCATTTTCCTTGTTCCCGCCAACCTGCTGCCGATGATGATCGTCAAATCAATCGCGGGAGAAGATGCGGGAACCATCATGGACGGTGTCATCTATTTTCTCGAACACGGCGAAGCAGGAATCGGCATCGTCATTTTTACGGCCAGCATATTCGTCCCGTTTTTCAAACTCACCGTACTCTTCTATCTGCTGCTGATCGTCCATTTCGGATGGCGCAGAAGGGCGCTTTTCGGCCTGAAACTCTACCGCATCATCCACTTCATCGGCAAATGGTCGATGCTCGATATCTTCGTCGTCGCGCTGATGGTCGGCATCGTCCAGTTCAAAAACCTCGCCACCATCGTCACGGGACCGGCAGCCATCGCATTTATGCTGGCCGTGCTGATGACGATGTTCGCCACGGAACATTTCGATCCCAGGCTGATGTTCGACAAAGAGATTTCAAAAAAACCCGAAACCAAACAACACGAAGGAATAGATCATGGCTGA
- a CDS encoding DUF302 domain-containing protein, with product MKRVWMVWLILFSIAAAENGVVTYKSRYSVDETTKRLVAIVREKGLTLFKVIDHAEGARRAGKKLRPMKLVIFGNPKMGTPFIQCSETMGLDLPQKMLIYENSAGKTMVAYNAPGYLFGRHNVGSDCARKLQEKMANALKKFAKQAAGVK from the coding sequence ATGAAAAGAGTGTGGATGGTGTGGCTGATTCTCTTTTCGATCGCGGCGGCAGAAAACGGGGTAGTGACCTACAAAAGCCGCTATAGTGTGGACGAGACAACAAAACGGCTCGTCGCGATAGTTCGGGAGAAGGGACTCACCCTGTTCAAAGTGATCGACCATGCCGAAGGCGCGCGAAGAGCAGGGAAAAAACTGCGCCCCATGAAACTCGTCATCTTCGGAAATCCGAAAATGGGAACACCGTTTATCCAGTGTTCCGAAACGATGGGGCTCGATCTGCCGCAAAAAATGCTCATCTATGAAAACAGTGCGGGCAAGACGATGGTGGCTTACAACGCGCCGGGCTACCTTTTTGGGCGCCACAATGTCGGCTCCGATTGTGCGCGGAAACTTCAGGAGAAAATGGCAAACGCTCTGAAAAAATTCGCCAAACAGGCAGCGGGTGTCAAATAG